A window of Halomonas sp. GFAJ-1 contains these coding sequences:
- a CDS encoding lysozyme-like domain containing protein — protein sequence MPTTWRLWVILGLVMFLSGCATLAPNPPQDQSNICEIFREQPSWYDYARDSQEKWGTPIATQISFIQQESSFRSHVRPDRKRYLGFIPGPRPSSARGYAQAQDPVWGEYRDQAGSTFARRTHMKHATDFIGWYNSRTRAQTGISLSNPEHLYYAYHEGAGGYQRGTYRNKSHVLRSGSQVAARANRYQTQLNSCEAEFQCRRFYQVGPFCRR from the coding sequence ATGCCCACAACGTGGCGACTATGGGTAATCCTAGGCCTTGTGATGTTTCTTTCAGGCTGCGCCACGCTTGCACCTAACCCGCCGCAGGATCAAAGCAATATCTGCGAGATATTCCGCGAGCAGCCTAGTTGGTACGACTACGCCCGAGACTCCCAAGAGAAGTGGGGCACACCCATTGCAACGCAAATTTCGTTTATTCAGCAAGAATCATCGTTTCGAAGCCACGTGCGCCCAGACCGAAAGCGCTACCTAGGCTTCATTCCTGGCCCTCGGCCGTCTTCCGCCAGAGGCTATGCCCAAGCGCAAGATCCTGTTTGGGGCGAATACCGTGACCAAGCAGGCAGCACCTTTGCACGGCGCACCCATATGAAACATGCCACCGACTTTATCGGCTGGTACAACTCCCGCACCCGCGCCCAAACGGGCATTTCACTGAGTAATCCTGAGCACCTTTACTACGCCTATCATGAGGGAGCAGGCGGCTACCAGCGGGGCACCTATCGCAATAAATCCCACGTTTTACGCTCAGGCAGCCAAGTGGCCGCACGGGCAAACCGTTATCAAACGCAGCTCAATAGCTGTGAAGCAGAGTTTCAGTGTCGACGCTTTTATCAAGTGGGTCCGTTTTGCAGGCGTTGA